A region from the Malus domestica chromosome 07, GDT2T_hap1 genome encodes:
- the LOC103420789 gene encoding phytolongin Phyl2.2-like, whose translation MISNPDLIFYACIAHKVMILGEFSKEPGLGKLAQQCVEVAPPHHSMFSHTLKSGFEDVTGSGSILVRDNFAPNCLQVQFDSIIRKVMASDLPNSPAASRNLSFGASKGKKMVLTPLLGKNPSEGLKKKRRLSGEVNGDLCKDVTAKEKKVDVCDDANGGGFRDFPLPTQKSGLLHSGDRQKAKQVWTRHVWVVLILDLFVCAVLFGIWLWVCRGFKCIDS comes from the exons ATGATTTCGAATCCGGATCTGATTTTCTACGCCTGCATTGCCCACAAGGTCATGATTCTCGGCGAGTTTTCGAAAGAGCCGGGTCTCGGAAAGTTAGCGCAGCAATGCGTGGAGGTAGCCCCTCCCCATCATTCCATGTTCAGTCACACG TTGAAATCCGGTTTTGAGGATGTTACTGGAAGTGGGTCGATCTTGGTTCGGGATAATTTTGCCCCCAATTGCTTGCAAGTCCAGTTTGATTCGATTATTCGAAAAGTAATGGCCTCGGACTTGCCCAATTCGCCGGCAGCCAGTCGGAATCTAAGCTTTGGTGCGAGTAAAGGGAAGAAAATGGTGCTGACACCGCTGCTTGGGAAGAATCCGAGCGAAgggttgaagaagaagaggaggttaTCCGGGGAGGTTAATGGCGATCTTTGCAAAGATGTGACTGCAAAGGAGAAGAAGGTGGATGTGTGCGATGATGCTAATGGCGGCGGGTTTAGAGATTTTCCGTTGCCAACCCAAAAGAGTGGTCTTTTGCATTCGGGTGACCGCCAAAAGGCCAAGCAAGTTTGGACGAGGCATGTTTGGGTTGTTTTGATCCTTGACTTGTTTGTTTGCGCCGTGTTGTTTGGGATTTGGTTGTGGGTTTGCAGGGGATTCAAGTGCATTGACAGTTGA
- the LOC103439863 gene encoding PP2A regulatory subunit TAP46 — protein MGEFNMEDMPLPALFEQARKIHVAATESGGGVDQEEVRKGCRALEKCDEMISKLGLFSANETKEDISTTNLKYLMVPYYLGELTEKVAQDDRISILKSSQAKLKEFISICEAMELVLKEELEASAVDGPNSHVDRRALKIARFKRQRAAESKLLEIKERKERRGRSTKASALSTPIEAGEEDVLDDDGEEEREAWFTTISLAVSKAFDLLEMLKKEEEMLVAFKQRQSKDGGKEFYQEVLDDRAKRAEAWHRDAATRVQYSKPAEPITCATFAQDVLEGRARVSEMHEHKHQPLIFGPASLIGGNPTSERERMAAQVFQPSHRMPTMSIEEAGLKEMEIMNTWQERNVKLMEEANSAWYKEPMKPGPPPEGEDEDDDAAQDRARAWDDWKDDNPRGAGNKKLTPCG, from the exons atgggagaatttaacATGGAGGACATGCCTCTTCCGGCGCTCTTCGAGCAAGCTCGGAAGATCCATGTGGCGGCGACGGAGTCCGGGGGTGGTGTCGATCAG GAGGAGGTGAGGAAGGGATGCAGGGCCTTGGAGAAGTGCGATGAAATGATAAGCAAGCTGGGTTTGTTCTCAGCCAATGAGACCAAGGAGGATATCAGCACCACCAATCTCAAATATCTTATG GTGCCGTATTATCTCGGTGAGTTAACCGAAAAGGTTGCGCAGGATGACAGGATATCGATTCTCAAGTCTTCCCAGGCTAAGTTAAAG gaatttatttcaatttgcgAGGCAATGGAACTTGTTCTGAAAGAGGAGTTAGAAGCATCTGCAGTAGATGGCCCAAATTCACATGTTGATCGAAGGGCTCTGAAG ATTGCTCGATTTAAAAGGCAAAGAGCTGCAGAATCAAAATTGCTGGAAATTAAGGAGCGGAAAGAGCGAAGAGGTCGTTCAACTAAAGCATCTGCCTTGTCAACTCCTATTGAGGCAGGAGAGGAAGATGTTCTGGATGATGACGGAGAGGAGGAGCGGGAG GCGTGGTTTACTACAATCTCTTTGGCAGTTAGTAAG GCTTTTGATCTGTTGGAGATGctaaagaaagaggaagaaatgCTTGTAGCTTTTAAGCAAAGGCAATCAAAG GATGGCGGGAAGGAATTTTATCAAGAAGTTCTTGATGATCGTGCCAAAAGGGCCGAAGCTTGGCATCGTGATGCTGCAACCCGGGTGCAATATAGTAAACCAGCAGAGCCTATCACCTGTGCAACTTTTGCTCAGGATGTTCTAGAAGGGAGAGCCAGGGTTTCAGAGATGCATGAACACAAGCACCAGCCACTAATATTTGGACCAGCGAGTCTTATTGGTGGAAACCCAACAAGTGAGAGGGAAAGGATGGCGGCTCAGGTTTTCCAGCCCAGTCATAG GATGCCGACCATGAGCATAGAGGAAGCTGGACTGAAGGAGATGGAGATAATGAATACGTGGCAAGAGAGGAATGTGAAACTCATGGAAGAAGCCAATTCTGCATGGTACAAGGAACCTATGAAACCAGGACCACCGCCGGAgggggaagatgaagatgacgaTGCCGCTCAAGACAGGGCGAGGGCATGGGATGACTGGAAAGATGATAATCCTCGGGGTGCTGGCAACAAGAAGCTCACCCCCTGTGGATAA
- the LOC103439862 gene encoding COP1-interactive protein 1: MEEKVVSNSNLFVCEDKSDSLYPMYFGVSCAFFALRLLSMPEMQDERLSEVREKMLRGSAQLLGLLVWRVQKEGRSVQDSALLHKLEDAEKEIRELKRLRHEDAKANEKVVSIFAAQEQSWLNERKKLRQHIGMLINAFKVREKKEDEAISAMNDKMKDVKLLVQSKDKAMGDLEQKLKELEEKLTKAESVAEELRESAKRAAQEHSSELLKHKTAFLEVVSSQRQLGADMGRALRQVEATKRELNVVLDQKEESVLMVQKISAEIVKMHTDLEQKDKILSAMFRKSKLDTTEKHVLLKEIKLSKAKRKQAELETERWKVVSSESRHERHSLRSMLQKANSRFEIVLNERGVNSSATGTSHLQNGKTRPQPINALLGYEHSEFRDDSEGYSFEAKDLVDIKQVEGWVRSEAERYAALIEQRHHLEMDAFVEQLRLKDEKLETYRWRLMSMELESKRLESHVEGLNKDISHLRHDNMKLEALLLEREDELTSLKEQFASQSRFLNCQTNNLNIISTKVKTEDPKKKTSSVEPCEEEGGKKEEETPSSSQFNAATVKSPDKEFESEKDTSHEGTSQAGSASPVEVDGADKLASPSQASSSNTSPWRMDLQALGVSYKIKRLKQQLIMLERFSGKQEAGEDHTESNDDGQSGIKGFLMLMLLLNKQVGRYQSLQGKVDDLCQRMHDNDLDLNGTHGDSNTARTKDKIKTLERHLDETFQLQRYMVATGQKLMEIQPKIASGLVGVAEELETCASFDMKRFTDFIRTLFQEVQRGLEVRIARIIGDLEGTLARDGMIHLRR, from the exons ATGGAAGAGAAAGTGGTCTCCAATTCAAATTTATTTGTCTGTGAAGATAAGAGTGATAGTTTGTATCCTATGTATTTTGGTGTGTCGTGTGCATTCTTTGCTCTGCGGCTCCTGTCAATGCCTGAAATGCAAGATGAGAGGTTGTCTGAAGTGCGGGAGAAAATGCTTCGAGGAAGTGCGCAACTGTTGGGATTGCTTGTATGGAGGGTTcagaaagaaggaagaagtgTGCAAGATTCCGCACTTCTCCATAAACTTGAGGATGCAGAAAAAGAGATCAGAGAGTTGAAGAGACTGAGGCATGAAGATGCAAAAGCCAACGAGAAAGTCGTGAGCATCTTTGCTGCACAGGAGCAGAGCTGGTTGAATGAACGAAAGAAACTGCGGCAGCATATTGGGATGCTAATAAATGCATTTAAGGTTCGTGAGAAAAAGGAGGATGAAGCAATTTCTGCAATGAATGATAAAATGAAGgatgtgaagcttttggtgcAATCTAAGGATAAGGCAATGGGGGATTTGGAGCAGAAGTTGAAAGAATTAGAAGAGAAGCTAACAAAGGCTGAAAGTGTAGCGGAAGAATTGAGAGAAAGTGCCAAGCGTGCAGCCCAAGAACATTCTTCTGAGCTTTTGAAGCACAAAACTGCATTTTTGGAGGTTGTTTCAAGCCAACGGCAGCTTGGTGCTGATATGGGTCGAGCACTCAGGCAAGTTGAAGCTACTAAGCGAGAGTTGAATGTCGTCTTAGATCAAAAGGAGGAGTCGGTTTTGATGGTTCAGAAAATATCTGCCGAGATTGTAAAGATGCATACAGATTTGGAACAGAAAGACAAGATTTTGTCAGCGATGTTTAGAAAATCCAAGTTAGACACAACAGAAAAGCACGTGCTTCTAAAGGAGATTAAATTATCAAAGGCGAAGAGGAAGCAAGCTGAGCTTGAAACAGAACGATGGAAGGTAGTCTCCTCGGAGTCTAGACATGAGAGGCATTCGTTGAGAAGTATGTTGCAGAAAGCGAATTCTAGGTTTGAAATTGTTTTAAACGAAAGAGGGGTGAATTCCAGTGCAACGGGTACATCTCATTTACAAAATGGAAAGACAAGACCACAGCCAATCAATGCTCTTCTTGGCTATGAACATTCTGAATTTAGAGACGATTCTGAGGGGTACTCATTTGAGGCAAAGGACCTAG TTGATATAAAGCAGGTGGAAGGTTGGGTTCGCTCCGAAGCAGAGAGGTATGCAGCGCTAATTGAGCAAAGGCATCACCTAGAAATGGATGCTTTTGTTGAACAATTGAGACTTAAAGATGAGAAATTAGAAACTTATCGATGGCGTTTGATGAGCATGGAATTAGAATCTAAGCGGCTAGAGTCTCATGTTGAGGGACTGAACAAAGATATATCGCATCTCAGACACGATAATATGAAATTGGAAGCCTTGTTATTGGAGCGGGAAGATGAACTAACTTCCCTAAAAGAGCAGTTTGCATCACAGTCACGGTTTCTAAACTGCCAGACGAACAACTTAAATATCATAAGCACGAAAGTGAAGACAGAAGATCCAAAAAAAAAGACAAGTTCGGTGGAACCATGCGAAGAGGAAGGCGGTAAGAAAGAAGAGGAAACTCCATCTTCTAGCCAGTTCAATGCTGCAACTGTGAAGTCTCCTGACAAAGAGTttgaaagtgagaaggatacttCCCACGAGGGTACAAGTCAAGCGGGAAGTGCGAGTCCAGTAGAAGTTGACGGTGCTGATAAGTTAGCATCACCAAGCCAGGCCTCAAGTTCAAATACTTCGCCGTGGAGGATGGATCTTCAAGCTCTTGGTGTTTCTTACAAGATCAAGAGGCTGAAGCAGCAGCTTATTATGCTTGAAAGGTTTTCAGGAAAGCAAGAAGCCGGTGAAGATCATACCGAAAGCAATGATGATGGGCAAAGTGGGATTAAAGGTTTTCTCATGCTGATGTTGTTGCTGAATAAGCAAGTTGGCCGGTATCAGTCCCTCCAAGGGAAGGTTGATGACCTCTGCCAACGGATG CATGACAATGATCTCGATCTAAATGGTACACATGGAGATTCAAATACTGCAAGAACGAAGGACAAGATAAAGACACTAGAGCGCCATCTTGACGAAACGTTTCAGCTGCAGAGATATATGGTTGCAACGGGGCAGAAACTAAtggaaatccaacccaagattGCTTCTGGACTCGTTGGGGTTGCGGAAGAGCTAGAGACGTGTGCAAGCTTCGACATGAAGCGCTTCACAGATTTCATTAGAACTCTCTTCCAGGAAGTTCAAAGAGGTCTGGAAGTTCGGATAGCGCGAATCATTGGAGATCTTGAGGGGACCTTGGCTCGTGATGGGATGATACATTTGAGGAGGTAG